The Trueperaceae bacterium genomic sequence ACCTGGAAGGAGCCGTTCTCTTCGCCGGGGCAACGGCCGCCTACTTCTCCACGGGCGGAAGTTGGCCGCTGTTCCTAATCCTGCTGCTGGCCGCCGACCTCTCGATGCTGGGTTACCTGGCCGGCCCGCGCATCGGAGCTCTCGTATACGACCTGTTCCACGCCTACCCCCTGCCGGCCCTGCTGCTGGCACTCTCCTACCTACTGCAAGCACCCGTCCTTGCCCATGTTGGCCTCATCTGGCTGGCGCACATCGGCATGGACCGGACCGTGGGATACGGGCTCAAGTATCCGACGGGATTCAAGGACACGCACCTCCAGAGGTTGTGAGGGTAGAGAGCGGGACGGGCGGCAGAGCCAGCCGAGGTTGTTGCGCACCCGATAGACAAGTACGCCCCTGGCACGGGTTCGTGCCTCCTGTTGCGAATGCGCTACTCTGCCCCCGTGGTCGCCACCGTCAGACTCGCCAGCACCGACGACGAGATACTCCGCTGCTACCCGATCATGCGAGAGCTTCGAACTCACCTCGAGGAAACGTCCTTTCTGGAGCGGGTGCGAAGGCAGGAGCGCGAAGGTTACCGGCTGGCGTATCTCCACCGCAACGGCGAAGTCCTAGCTGTGGCCGGATTCCGAATATCGGAATTCCTCGCCTATGGCAGGATTCTCTACGTCGATGACCTCGTAACCGCTCCTGCTCACCGTTCGACGGGAAGCGGAAAAGTCCTCGTCGACTGGCTCACGGAACGAGCCCGGGGAGCCGGCTGCAACGAGTTGCACCTCGACTCCGGCACCCAACGGCGATCGGCCCACCGCTTCTACCACCGTGAGGGACTCGAGATCGTCAATTTCCATTTCGCCAAGCGGGTTTGACTGAGTCAGCGATACTAGTCGGGGCAACCGCCCAGCACTTACCGCAAGTCGCAAGTCGGGATGCTCGAACCGAAAGCTTTCCTTCCGAACTCACCCCTGATAGTCGGCGCATCCCACCTGGACTGGGCGTTTAGCTGTCGGCCGAGAAGCTGGAGAAGTGGGAGCTTACCGGCGAGCGGGTGGTGCTCGACCTCGTCCCAGTCGCGAAAAATGTGAACCCCAACTTCGAAATCTCATGAAATTTTGAAGTACAGGCGCGGATTCTCATCCGCCCCTCGCCGCTCTACGCGTCCAGGCTTGCCGCCCGCAGCGTCCACGGTTCGAAGCGCACACACTCGTCGAGCAGCGGCAACTTCTCCACCAGGTACTCACGCTCGAACTGGCTGTCGCTCACCGGCTCAACCCTAGCGAGCCCCAGGAAGTGAGCGAAGCGCACCAGGGCACGCAGGGTATAGCAATCGGCAACCAACTCCTCCGCGGAGCGATACGAATAGTTCGCATCCACCTGATGAAGGAGATCGGGATAGGCTCTCTGGAACCACGACTCGTAGTCGCCGTTCGACCTCGCGCTCGAGCCGCGCCTGGCCAGCAGATAGAGGGTGAAGGCGAACGACTGCTGAATCAGGTCGAGGCCATCCGGGTAGTTGTCCCGGTAGGCCCAGTTGAACTCGGTGGCGTAAGAGCGGAGGAGCAGGGGATAGATCTCACGATAGCCACTTTCGGCGAGGGAGCGCTTGCACCTTTGCGTGAGGTAGAACTTTCCTTTCTGACGGCGCAGCAGCCCGGCCAGCTCGGCGGTGATCCTGGCCGCGTTGAGTTCCGGGAAGTCCTCCTCCTTCCGAATGTCGCCCGGCTCCTTCCACCAACGGTACTCCACTGTGTTCGTCCATCGTTCTGCTGCCTCCCTGCACAGGGCGCGCGGCAGATTGCCCTTGGCCGTCGCCTTCAGACCATCCTCGCCCACGGCCTCGAGAATCACACGAACGAGCTCCAAGATCGGCGCCTCCACCTCGTGATCCAGGACCTCGCCGAAGCTCAGCACCTCCGGCGACTCGAACGG encodes the following:
- a CDS encoding DUF4260 domain-containing protein, with the translated sequence MNESRRQDEKSASPRDLSTPRLLLHLEGAVLFAGATAAYFSTGGSWPLFLILLLAADLSMLGYLAGPRIGALVYDLFHAYPLPALLLALSYLLQAPVLAHVGLIWLAHIGMDRTVGYGLKYPTGFKDTHLQRL
- a CDS encoding GNAT family N-acetyltransferase, whose translation is MVATVRLASTDDEILRCYPIMRELRTHLEETSFLERVRRQEREGYRLAYLHRNGEVLAVAGFRISEFLAYGRILYVDDLVTAPAHRSTGSGKVLVDWLTERARGAGCNELHLDSGTQRRSAHRFYHREGLEIVNFHFAKRV
- a CDS encoding SEC-C metal-binding domain-containing protein; its protein translation is MASHKIGRNEPCPCGSGKKYKKCCLGKEIEPVPNRAREFNEEIAHIMDGREFQSIDEAQELLDRLTEMRNHAPLEDFQGLSPEQMMRMLHFPFESPEVLSFGEVLDHEVEAPILELVRVILEAVGEDGLKATAKGNLPRALCREAAERWTNTVEYRWWKEPGDIRKEEDFPELNAARITAELAGLLRRQKGKFYLTQRCKRSLAESGYREIYPLLLRSYATEFNWAYRDNYPDGLDLIQQSFAFTLYLLARRGSSARSNGDYESWFQRAYPDLLHQVDANYSYRSAEELVADCYTLRALVRFAHFLGLARVEPVSDSQFEREYLVEKLPLLDECVRFEPWTLRAASLDA